The following coding sequences lie in one Flavobacterium sediminis genomic window:
- a CDS encoding LacI family DNA-binding transcriptional regulator has product MKKKVTIYDIAKELNITAATVSRALNNNPNISQATRELVLKTASKMNYEQNKLALALKSGKSNNVGVIVPRIDSNFFGSVIRGIEEELNPHGYHVIICQTDGLEEKEASNIEALLNSQVDGILISTSSSDITIFDRVLKKEVPLIFFDRTKNIKKVSSVTINDFEAGYKATDHLIQTGCSKIAHFSGDLNIEIFKDRFLGYKQALLDNGIDYIEDYVIPTKSSIEAGKSNILKLLNLENPPHAVFSSSDFAALGAIKELRKLNIRIPENFSVVGFSNEPFTRFMELPITTIDQFPLEMGKHTAKVFLEQINNNSKTRIEKKVVLDPELIIRKSSKK; this is encoded by the coding sequence ATGAAAAAAAAAGTTACTATTTATGATATTGCTAAAGAATTAAATATCACTGCAGCAACTGTTTCAAGAGCATTAAATAACAATCCAAACATTAGTCAAGCTACCAGAGAACTCGTTTTGAAGACTGCTTCTAAAATGAATTACGAACAAAACAAGCTAGCTTTAGCTCTTAAAAGCGGAAAAAGTAATAATGTAGGTGTTATTGTTCCTAGAATTGATAGTAATTTCTTCGGTTCGGTTATAAGAGGGATCGAAGAGGAACTAAATCCTCATGGATATCACGTAATCATTTGTCAGACTGATGGTTTAGAAGAAAAAGAAGCCTCGAATATTGAAGCTCTCTTAAATTCTCAGGTAGACGGAATATTAATTTCGACATCAAGTAGTGATATCACGATATTTGACAGAGTTTTAAAAAAGGAAGTTCCTTTAATATTTTTTGATAGAACTAAAAATATAAAAAAAGTTAGTTCTGTGACTATCAATGACTTTGAAGCAGGCTATAAAGCCACAGACCACCTAATACAAACAGGTTGTTCTAAGATCGCTCACTTTTCCGGAGATCTGAATATTGAAATTTTCAAAGATCGTTTCCTTGGTTACAAACAAGCTTTATTGGACAATGGAATCGATTACATTGAAGATTATGTAATTCCGACTAAAAGTTCGATAGAGGCCGGAAAAAGTAACATTCTCAAGTTATTAAATTTAGAAAATCCTCCTCATGCAGTCTTTTCTTCCAGTGATTTCGCAGCCTTAGGTGCTATTAAAGAATTACGAAAACTAAATATCAGAATTCCGGAAAACTTTTCTGTTGTAGGGTTTAGTAATGAACCTTTTACCAGATTTATGGAATTACCCATTACTACAATCGATCAATTCCCTTTAGAAATGGGAAAACACACGGCTAAGGTATTTTTGGAACAAATCAATAATAATTCAAAGACAAGAATTGAGAAAAAAGTTGTTCTTGATCCGGAATTAATCATACGAAAATCTTCTAAAAAGTAA
- a CDS encoding UxaA family hydrolase, whose protein sequence is MSELKKVLKVHPADNVLVVLLDLNAGDQVVFEGEEVQLKTDAKAKHKIALVDFNEGDSIIMYGVLIGKASQKIEKGAVLTTANVKHQSQKVKEKEFFPNWLAPDVSKWQDKTFMGYHRPDGQVGTKNVWLFFPLVFCENKNIERLKEVFEKELLAPKTDQYQLLLRSLVNGNEEVEQSHKKQSVFENIEVKFIMHQGGCGGIRQDSESLARLLAGYVNNPNVAGATVLSLGCQNLQISIFKKALEEINPNSSKEVLIYEQQQMGTVDNMLQTIIKDSYEAIKRANDIQRQPAPLSKLKVGLECGGSDGFSGISANPVLGHVSDLLVALGGTSILSEFPELCGVEQELVNRCVDEQKADKFLKLMKDFENSVVAAGSGFDMNPSPGNIKDGLITDAMKSAGAAKKGGTSPVVDVLDYGEYVTQNGLNLLCTPGNDVESTTAMVGSGANLVLFTTGLGTPTGNPIAPVVKVSSNSVLANKMNDIIDIDTGSVISGQQTIDEAGEVLLDYIIDVASGKTLSKADLLQQDDFIPWKRGVSL, encoded by the coding sequence ATGAGCGAGTTGAAGAAAGTATTGAAAGTACATCCTGCCGATAATGTATTGGTAGTGTTACTTGATTTGAATGCAGGAGATCAGGTAGTTTTTGAAGGAGAAGAAGTTCAGTTAAAAACAGATGCCAAAGCAAAACATAAAATTGCCTTAGTCGATTTTAACGAAGGCGATAGTATTATTATGTATGGCGTTTTGATTGGAAAAGCTTCTCAAAAAATTGAAAAAGGAGCAGTTTTAACAACAGCTAATGTAAAACACCAAAGCCAAAAAGTGAAAGAAAAAGAATTTTTTCCTAATTGGTTAGCGCCAGATGTTTCAAAATGGCAAGATAAAACGTTCATGGGGTATCATCGCCCTGACGGTCAGGTGGGAACTAAAAACGTGTGGTTGTTTTTTCCATTGGTTTTTTGCGAAAACAAAAATATTGAGCGTTTAAAAGAAGTATTTGAAAAAGAACTTCTAGCACCAAAAACAGACCAATACCAGTTATTGTTACGTTCTTTGGTAAACGGAAATGAAGAAGTAGAACAATCGCATAAAAAGCAATCGGTTTTTGAGAATATTGAAGTAAAATTCATCATGCACCAAGGCGGCTGTGGTGGAATTCGTCAGGATTCTGAAAGTTTAGCACGTTTATTAGCGGGCTATGTGAACAATCCGAATGTTGCCGGAGCAACCGTTTTAAGTTTGGGTTGCCAAAATCTTCAGATTTCAATCTTCAAAAAAGCATTGGAAGAAATCAATCCGAATAGCAGCAAAGAAGTACTGATTTATGAGCAACAACAAATGGGAACCGTTGATAATATGTTGCAAACCATTATCAAAGATTCGTATGAAGCGATCAAGAGAGCCAATGATATTCAGCGGCAACCAGCGCCGCTTTCTAAGTTGAAAGTTGGTTTAGAATGTGGTGGTTCTGATGGTTTTTCGGGTATTTCAGCTAATCCGGTTTTAGGTCATGTTTCTGATCTATTGGTGGCTTTAGGCGGAACGAGCATTCTTTCTGAATTTCCGGAATTATGTGGAGTAGAGCAGGAGTTGGTTAACCGTTGTGTAGACGAACAAAAAGCGGATAAGTTCTTGAAATTGATGAAAGATTTCGAAAATTCAGTGGTTGCAGCAGGTTCAGGTTTCGATATGAATCCGTCACCGGGAAATATTAAAGATGGTTTAATTACTGATGCTATGAAATCAGCTGGTGCGGCTAAAAAAGGCGGAACTTCACCAGTAGTTGACGTTTTAGATTATGGGGAATATGTAACTCAAAACGGATTAAACTTGTTGTGTACGCCAGGAAATGACGTGGAAAGTACAACGGCAATGGTGGGTTCAGGAGCTAATTTAGTATTGTTTACTACTGGTTTAGGAACACCAACAGGAAACCCCATTGCACCGGTTGTTAAAGTTTCTTCGAATTCGGTTTTAGCCAATAAAATGAATGATATTATTGATATTGATACCGGTTCGGTTATCAGTGGCCAACAAACAATTGATGAAGCAGGAGAGGTTTTACTGGATTACATTATTGACGTTGCCAGTGGTAAAACACTATCCAAAGCCGATTTATTACAGCAAGATGATTTTATTCCTTGGAAACGAGGAGTTTCTCTCTAA
- a CDS encoding tagaturonate reductase, whose product MKRLNRKNTGLTELLPVKVVQFGEGNFLRAFVDYAFQQLNKTVDFNAGVAVVQPLANGLVPMLNDQDGLYTLFLNGVKKGEKIQDIELVSNIVKGINPYSNFEEYLKLAHEESLEFIISNTTEAGIEFIETDTADMAPPQSFPAKLTVLLLERFKHFKGDASKGLTIIPCELINYNSDTLKEIILKYIALWNLGQEFENWILNACTFHNTLVDRIVPGYPKDDIENYNNKLDYQDNLIVTAEPFFLWVIEGDDKLKEKLPFHKTNLDVKIVADMQPYRTRKVRILNGAHTAMVPFSLMYGNETVRETIENPFTFQFVNTLMFDEINETLDMDRAELESFTNEVLDRFRNPFIKHLLSDIALNTISKFKVRVLPSLLQYQAKFGKLPLNLTFAFACMIRFYKGEWKNGKLPIKDNAEVVAFFEQFWQENSNGKPLTVILKNEEFWDQDLTKVEGLQTALEFVLDQIEANGLEQAYQNFINEYKA is encoded by the coding sequence ATGAAAAGACTAAATAGAAAAAATACAGGGTTAACAGAATTGTTACCTGTTAAGGTGGTACAATTCGGTGAAGGAAACTTTTTGAGAGCATTCGTAGATTATGCTTTTCAGCAGTTGAATAAAACCGTAGATTTTAATGCGGGTGTTGCAGTGGTTCAGCCATTAGCTAATGGTTTAGTTCCCATGTTAAACGATCAGGACGGTTTGTATACGTTATTTTTAAACGGAGTTAAAAAAGGAGAAAAAATTCAAGATATTGAGTTGGTTTCCAATATTGTAAAAGGAATCAATCCGTATAGCAATTTTGAAGAGTATTTAAAATTGGCACATGAAGAGTCGCTTGAATTCATCATTTCTAATACAACAGAAGCAGGTATCGAATTCATCGAGACAGATACTGCAGATATGGCTCCGCCACAATCTTTTCCAGCGAAATTAACGGTGTTGTTGTTAGAGCGTTTCAAACATTTTAAGGGAGATGCTTCAAAAGGTTTGACGATCATTCCATGTGAGTTAATCAATTATAATTCAGATACTTTAAAAGAAATTATCTTGAAATATATTGCGTTATGGAATTTAGGGCAAGAATTCGAAAATTGGATTTTAAACGCTTGTACGTTCCATAATACTTTGGTAGACCGAATTGTTCCGGGATATCCAAAAGATGACATCGAAAATTACAACAATAAGTTAGATTATCAAGACAATTTAATTGTTACGGCTGAACCTTTCTTTTTGTGGGTAATCGAAGGCGATGACAAATTGAAAGAGAAATTACCGTTCCATAAAACTAATTTGGATGTAAAAATTGTAGCAGACATGCAACCGTACAGAACGCGTAAAGTTCGTATTTTGAACGGAGCGCACACCGCAATGGTCCCATTTTCATTGATGTATGGTAATGAAACAGTAAGAGAAACAATTGAAAATCCGTTTACGTTTCAGTTTGTGAACACTTTAATGTTTGACGAAATAAACGAAACTTTAGACATGGATAGAGCAGAACTAGAAAGCTTTACCAATGAAGTTTTGGATCGTTTCAGAAATCCATTCATCAAACACTTGCTGTCTGACATCGCTTTAAATACGATTTCGAAGTTTAAAGTTCGTGTGTTACCAAGTCTTTTACAATATCAAGCGAAGTTTGGAAAATTGCCATTGAACTTAACGTTTGCTTTTGCTTGTATGATTCGTTTTTACAAAGGCGAATGGAAGAATGGAAAATTACCCATTAAAGATAATGCAGAAGTTGTTGCATTTTTTGAACAGTTTTGGCAAGAAAATAGTAATGGTAAGCCATTGACCGTTATATTGAAAAATGAAGAATTTTGGGATCAAGATTTAACTAAAGTAGAAGGTTTACAAACAGCTTTAGAATTTGTATTGGATCAAATTGAGGCCAATGGTTTAGAACAAGCCTATCAAAATTTTATAAACGAATATAAAGCATAA